DNA from Streptomyces sp. NBC_01476:
TGTTCTCGCCGTAGTGCTCACGGCACAGGGCGATGGTCGGCGGCACGGTGGCCACCCAGTCCAGTCCGTAGAAGACGATGAACAGCACCATCGGCGGGTGGATGCTGTCGCCGAGCAGCATGGGGAGGAACATCAGCGACAGTCCACGCAGCCCGTAGTAGATCGCGAGCAGCCGCCGTGGCGACAGGCGGTCGGTGAACCAGCCCGAGGCCACCGTGCCCGCGATGTCGAACACACCGATCACCGCGAGCAGCGAGGCCGCGGTGGTGACCGGCAGCCCGTGGTCGTGGGCGGCGGGTACGAAGTGGGTCTTCACCAGGCCGTTGGTGGACGCGCCGCAGATCGCGAAGGTGCCGGCCAGCAGCCAGAAGGTACGGGTACGCGCGGCGTCCGACAGCGCGCGCACCGCCCGGCCGGCGGCGCCGTCGACCGGCGGCGGCTTGGGGACGAACTCCGTTGCCCCGTACGGCGCCAGGCCCACGTCCGCCGGGTGGTCGCGCAGCAGGAACCAGACGAAGGGCACGACCGCGACCGCCGCGAAGGCGACCGTCTCGGCGGCGGGCCGCCAGCCGTGGTGCTCGGTGATCCACGACAGCAGCGGCAGGAACACCAACTGCCCCGCGGCGCCGCCCGCGGTGAGGATGCCGGTGACCAGGCCGCGGCGGGCGACGAACCAGCGGTTGGCGACGGTCGCGGCGAAGGCGAGCGCCATCGAGCCGCTGCCGAGGCCGACCAGCACGCCCCAGCAGAGCACGAGTTGCCAGCTCTGGGTCATGTGGACGGTCAGCCCTGAGCCGAGGGCGATGGTGAGCAGGGCGCAGGCGACGACCCGCCGGATGCCGAAACGGTCCATCAGGGCGGCGGCGAACGGAGCGGTCAGCCCGTAGAGGGCGAGGTTGATCGAGACCGCGAAGCCGATCATGGCGCGGGACCAGCCGAACTCGGTGTGCAGCGGGTCGATCAGCAGTCCGGGCAGCGAGGCGAAGGCCGCGGAGCCGACGATGGTCACGAAGGTGACGGCGGCGACCGCCCAGGCGCGGTGGACCCGCGGGCGGGGGCGGTGGTGAGGTGCGGCGGGGAGGTCGCCGGTGGCGGGCGCGGGAGGTTGAGATGTCTGCGTCACCCGATCAGTGTCCGAGCCGCCGGGGTCCGCGACGAGTGGCCCGGAGGCCATGGTGTGCAAGGATCGGGCCATGCAGCAGGCCAGGAATCAGGAGGATCCCGTGGCCGGGCGTGCCGCCGGCGCGGTCTTCCGGCACCCCGGGCGGCA
Protein-coding regions in this window:
- a CDS encoding MFS transporter is translated as MTQTSQPPAPATGDLPAAPHHRPRPRVHRAWAVAAVTFVTIVGSAAFASLPGLLIDPLHTEFGWSRAMIGFAVSINLALYGLTAPFAAALMDRFGIRRVVACALLTIALGSGLTVHMTQSWQLVLCWGVLVGLGSGSMALAFAATVANRWFVARRGLVTGILTAGGAAGQLVFLPLLSWITEHHGWRPAAETVAFAAVAVVPFVWFLLRDHPADVGLAPYGATEFVPKPPPVDGAAGRAVRALSDAARTRTFWLLAGTFAICGASTNGLVKTHFVPAAHDHGLPVTTAASLLAVIGVFDIAGTVASGWFTDRLSPRRLLAIYYGLRGLSLMFLPMLLGDSIHPPMVLFIVFYGLDWVATVPPTIALCREHYGENSAIVFGWVLAAHQIGAALVAYLGGVARDALGSYDVVWYSSGALCAIAALMSLVIRHRPVAGPAVALVG